A single window of Vanessa tameamea isolate UH-Manoa-2023 chromosome 5, ilVanTame1 primary haplotype, whole genome shotgun sequence DNA harbors:
- the LOC113392355 gene encoding ribosomal RNA small subunit methyltransferase NEP1: MGKKRKLGSNNDDFEFDPIPRHLVTSHIKKQEKRLIVILENAQLETVKAGNSFELLNCDDHAHILRKNDRDPGSCRPDIAHQSLLMLMDSPLNRAGLLQVYIHTEKNVLIEINPQTRIPRTFKRFAGLIVQLLHKFSIRASDGPMKLLKVIKNPITSHLPVGATKLTMSFSSKLVKNCRELVPKDEPIVLVIGAMAHGKVEVDYSEDVISISNYPLSAALTCAKLCSAFEEVWGVV, from the exons ATGGGTAAAAAGAGAAAACTTGGATCAAATAATgatgattttgaatttgatCCAATTCCAAGGCATTTGGTTACATCGCATATCAAAAAACAAGAGAAacgtttaatagttattttagaaAACGCTCAGTTAGAAACAGTAAAG gcaggGAATAGTTTCGAGCTCTTAAACTGTGATGATCATGCCCATATTTTGAGGAAAAATGACAGAGATCCAGGTTCATGTAGGCCTGACATTGCTCATCAATCATTACTTATGTTAATGGATTCACCTTTGAATAGAGCGGGCTTGTTGCAagtgtacatacatacagaaaaaaatgttttaattgaaatcaatCCACAAACAAGAATACCAAGAACATTTAAAAGATTTGCTGGTTTAATAG tgCAACTTTTACATAAGTTTTCAATAAGAGCATCTGATGGTCCAATGAAGTTATTGAAAGTAATCAAGAATCCTATTACTTCACATTTGCCTGTGGGTGCTACTAAATTAACCATGTCATTCAGTTCAAAACTTGTAAAGAATTGCCGAGAATTGGTACCAAAGGATGAACCAATTGTTTTAGTGATTGGTGCTATGGCTCATGGTAAAGTTGAAGTAGATTATTCAGAAGATGTCATCTCTATCAGCAATTATCCACTATCAGCTGCATTAACTTGTGCTAAGTTGTGTTCCGCCTTTGAAGAAGTTTGGGGAGTAGTCTAA
- the LOC113392523 gene encoding LOW QUALITY PROTEIN: KH homology domain-containing protein 4-like (The sequence of the model RefSeq protein was modified relative to this genomic sequence to represent the inferred CDS: substituted 1 base at 1 genomic stop codon), with amino-acid sequence MDIRGLLRALMSERYALRAASAPPTSAPRERATVSSAPTAITRRRFLXNMAAAHTHSAPAPSDRRSEGRAGSRRIFPPQFKLQVLDAYRRDTQCRGNQRATARKFGIHRRQIQKWLQAEPALRAALLRRAPQPAPSPPPYSVGSPESARLPSPPPAPTVLPSSVQVHTPLAAPVPVMPPSAEPIDLSVRRLSPAVTSVSSYAPLTVPEQPPPRKPFKLFRPYLLEDDEEKRPSLASLPVSNGVHVSAFMPVQSAAGCALAACTVPRWCSPAPSFSAPLR; translated from the coding sequence ATGGATATACGCGGCTTGCTTCGCGCGCTCATGTCGGAGCGGTATGCGCTGCGGGCAGCGAGCGCGCCGCCAACATCCGCGCCGCGCGAGCGAGCGACAGTCAGTTCGGCGCCGACAGCCATCACGCGCAGacgttttctataaaatatggCCGCCGCCCACACGCACTCGGCCCCCGCGCCCTCAGACCGTCGCTCAGAGGGCCGCGCTGGATCTCGTCGCATCTTCCCACCTCAGTTTAAGTTACAAGTCCTCGATGCATACAGACGGGATACGCAATGCCGGGGCAATCAACGTGCTACTGCGAGAAAATTTGGTATCCACCGCCGGCAGATCCAAAAATGGCTTCAAGCTGAACCAGCTCTTCGAGCGGCTCTTTTGAGACGAGCGCCTCAGCCGGCACCTTCACCACCTCCATATTCAGTTGGCTCTCCGGAAAGTGCGCGACTACCGTCGCCGCCACCCGCACCGACAGTTTTACCGTCCTCAGTGCAAGTGCATACACCGTTGGCGGCACCGGTACCTGTTATGCCGCCTTCAGCAGAGCCCATAGACTTGTCAGTGCGGCGTCTTTCACCAGCTGTGACATCAGTGTCGTCATACGCACCACTCACAGTTCCGGAGCAACCTCCACCGCGCAAACCTTTCAAGTTATTCAGGCCTTACCTTTTAGAAGACGATGAAGAAAAACGGCCATCGTTGGCGTCCTTACCGGTGTCAAACGGGGTTCACGTGTCAGCGTTTATGCCAGTGCAGAGCGCGGCGGGCTGCGCTCTTGCCGCTTGCACAGTGCCCCGCTGGTGTTCGCCAGCTCCTTCCTTTTCGGCTCCGCTCAGATGA
- the LOC113392354 gene encoding autophagy protein 5, with product MANDREVLREIWDGKLPICFQLHQEEIMEIQQPDPFYVMVPRLSYFPLVTDKMKRHFLRYISQESADNEMWLDYNGQPLKWHYPIGFLYDLFCGNDPQLPWTLTVHFTKFPENILLRCPNKDIVEAHYMSTVKEADVLKHRGQVMSTMQKKDHNQLWLGLQNDKFDQFWAINRRLMESHGDNEGFKHIPIRMYSDDGICCQRLISPKNNDGSRKIIQQLLSELYPDKPEVKLRTHGILIPLDTPLQWLSEHMSYPDNFLHICMC from the exons ATGGCTAACGATAGGGAAGTTTTACGAGAAATATGGGATGGGAAGTTACCAATATGCTTTCAATTACACCAAGAAGAAATAATGGAAATACAACAGCCTGACCCATTTTATGTTATGGTGCCACGATTGAGCTATTTCCCCTTGGTTACTGATAag ATGAAAAGACattttttacgttatatatCCCAAGAAAGTGCTGACAATGAGATGTGGCTTGACTATAATGGACAGCCGCTAAAGTGGCACTATCCCATTGGCTTTCTTTATGATCTTTTTTGTGGAAATGACCCTCAGCTGCCCTGGACTTTAACAGTTCATTTTACAAAGTTcccagaaaatattttactacgtTGCCCCAATAA agataTTGTTGAAGCACATTACATGTCTACAGTAAAAGAAGCAGATGTACTTAAACACAGAGGACAAGTAATGTCAACAATGCAAAAGAAAGACCATAATCAGTTATGGCTAGGTTTGCAAAATG ATAAGTTTGACCAATTTTGGGCTATAAACAGAAGATTAATGGAATCGCATGGAGACAACGAAGGTTTTAAACATATACCAATTAGAATGTATTCTGATGATGGAATTTGCTGTCAAAGACTAATAAGCCCCAAAAATAATGATGGAAGCCGAAAGATTATCCAACAACTCCTATCAGAATTATATCCGGACAAACCAGAAG TTAAACTAAGAACACATGGAATCCTTATCCCATTGGACACACCACTTCAGTGGCTTTCAGAACACATGAGCTACCCTGACAATTTTCTACATATTTGCATGTGCTAA
- the LOC113392755 gene encoding protein-serine O-palmitoleoyltransferase porcupine, translated as MDEEDEYFENTWTYISLCGEPTLYDGLRFAKDLILANVCLRFIIQYISMPHNVRHSLSLVFGSFLLYYNIGWALIWIYGLTIGTYVLIIYLSIFTKKCRGFFVSFCVILFLLLCEIYLINPKTWQQIRGVQMIVAMKVISVAIELDRNLFKQMLNPLEFGGYILCPANCILGPWISFHTYDQYLHVKFLTKRWVQIIIFNLFISMFCLVLSNCIVPWYIDDNVSKWLTAYRDAQAFRMSHYFVSSMSIVSMISAGFGLTNDCHSDLQVTKPFFIELPRSLVQVVIFWNIPMHQWLKNYVFKTCQPYGQFISILTTYAVSSLLHGFNFQFSAVLLSIGTFSYVEYNFRYKVALALEVCCLANPCVKQCEHKYKKNSLLAVFVNTLFSVLTIIHLAYLGVMFEASFSVQESGYSFYNTINKWENLNYFSHGLAAFMYLIYLMM; from the coding sequence ATGGATGAAGAAGATGAATACTTTGAAAATACTTGGACTTATATTTCGTTGTGCGGTGAACCGACGCTATATGATGGACTCCGATTCGCCAAAGATTTAATCTTAGCGAATGTATGTTTGCGCTTTATCATACAGTACATTTCTATGCCTCACAATGTGAGACACAGTTTGTCTCTCGTATTTGGAAGTTTTCTTCTTTATTACAACATTGGCTGGGCTCTTATTTGGATTTACGGCCTCACCATCGGAACTTATgtgctaattatttatttgtccatttttacaaaaaaatgtaggGGATTTTTCGTAtctttttgtgtaatattatttttattattgtgtgagatatacttaataaatccaAAAACTTGGCAGCAAATCAGAGGTGTTCAAATGATAGTAGCAATGAAAGTAATTTCTGTAGCTATTGAATTAGACAgaaatttgtttaaacaaatgTTGAATCCACTTGAATTTGGTGGGTATATACTTTGTCCTGCTAATTGTATTTTGGGTCCATGGATATCTTTTCACACTTATGATCAATATCTTCATGTAAAATTTTTGACTAAGAGATGGGTGcagataattatattcaatctttttatttcaatgttttgtttagttttatctaATTGTATAGTGCCTTGGTACATAGATGATAATGTGAGTAAATGGTTGACAGCTTATCGTGATGCTCAAGCATTTAGAATGTctcattattttgtttcaagtaTGTCAATTGTTTCAATGATAAGTGCTGGATTTGGATTAACTAATGATTGTCATTCAGATTTACAAGTAACAAAACCATTCTTTATTGAGCTACCTAGGTCACTTGTTCAAGTTGTTATATTTTGGAATATTCCAATGCATCAATGGTTAaagaattatgtttttaaaacttgTCAACCATATGGTCAATTTATATCAATACTTACAACTTATGCGGTATCATCTTTGCTACATggctttaattttcaattttctgCAGTATTACTCAGCATTGGGACATTCTCATATGTAGAGTATAACTTTCGTTATAAAGTTGCATTGGCTTTAGAAGTTTGTTGTTTAGCCAACCCATGTGTTAAACAATgtgaacacaaatataaaaagaacaGTCTCTTAGCTGTCTTTGTAAACAcattattttctgttttaacCATCATACATCTAGCCTACCTTGGAGTTATGTTTGAAGCCTCCTTTTCTGTTCAAGAATCAGGATATTCATTTtacaatactataaataaatgggAAAACCTTAATTATTTTAGCCATGGCCTTGCagcatttatgtatttaatttatttaatgatgtga
- the LOC135194803 gene encoding carboxypeptidase O-like, with product MSSALILNLFSELINSTSSLNSLLSKFDFYLLPILNPDGFVFSKKQDRLWSKNRRDIYPQKKCHHGKFPIGVNIARNWFFEKSSKMIDEECNSIYVGHKTLSEEESQALSYVLNSLALDMIAFINVKGFGRYITVPYGHTTSLANNHDIMMEILRSTCSKVLENHNITYYVGTTSYYFYNFSGNMADWVKFKLNTPVVYTVYLEDENTVLPLPSQINPLKAQLFTILNESMFISQDIYGPLFNNEVNTFSFYIKHVYNIYMFNSVLNIYCMKTLSL from the exons ATGTCTTCAGCTTTGATTTTGAACCTATTTtctgaattaataaatagtacaaGTAGCCTCAACAGTCTCTTAAGCAAATTTGACTTTTATCTTTTACCTATATTAAATCCAGATGGATTTGTCTTCAGTAAGAAACAg GATAGGTTATGGTCTAAAAATAGAAGAGATATTTATCCTCAAAAGAAATGCCACCATGGAAAATTTCCTATTGGAGTTAATATTGCTAGAAATTGGTTTTTTGAAAAATCTTCTAAAA tGATAGATGAAGAATGCAATTCTATTTATGTTGGGCACAAAACTCTTTCAGAAGAAGAAAGCCAGGCTTTATCATATGTTCTTAATAGTCTTGCATTGGATATGAttgcatttataaatgtaaaaggtTTTGGACGATATATAACAGTACCTTATGGACACACTACATCCCTTGCTAATAACCATGATATAATG atGGAAATTCTAAGGTCTACATGTTCCAAGGTTCTTGAAAaccataatataacatattatgtaggAACAACATCTTACTATTTtt ACAATTTTTCAGGTAATATGGCAGACTGggtaaaatttaagttaaacaCGCCAGTTGTGTACACTGTATACTTAGAAGATGAAAATACAGTACTTCCTCTTCCGAGCCAAATCAATCCACTGAAGGCCcagttatttactattttaaacgAATCAATGTTCATATCACAGGATATATATGGACCCTTATTTAACAATGAAGTAAAcacattttctttttacataaagcatgtatataatatctatatgttTAATAGTGTTCTGAATATTTACTGTATGAAAACATTAAGTTTATGA
- the LOC113392757 gene encoding DNA repair protein XRCC2-like — MTSTKCKVESGIQLLARLTKKTGIQRFYPTIFGNGPNLGEFIEIYSEESTACLLAEFICESLISNELGGPESSVIVFNTDGKLTLDYLINIAKSKILKLSNDNTHKSSTNNINVLLNSILKKMFIVDIYESTQFYITIQNLDFFLIKNPNISLIIFDTLTAFYWDEQDLQKVTKMDLYIKKLLRMIQKVVKDFKVTVIYSRPEYFSTNKEPIENLEPCCEKPVIEQINYRIQIVYNDNGQNHINVRTYDKQFQKAFNIINDEIIWM, encoded by the coding sequence ATGACGTCTACTAAGTGTAAAGTTGAATCAGGTATTCAGTTATTGGCccgattaacaaaaaaaacaggAATTCAAAGGTTTTACCCCACTATTTTTGGAAATGGACCAAATCTTGgagaatttattgaaatttacagTGAAGAAAGTACTGCTTGTCTTCTCGCTGAATTTATATGTGAATcattaatttcaaatgaattaGGAGGACCAGAATCTAgtgttatagtttttaatactgATGGAAAATTGACTTTagattatcttataaatatagctaagagtaaaattttaaaactatccaATGACAACACCCACAAATCATCaacaaataatatcaatgttttgcttaattcaatattaaaaaaaatgtttattgtagatATATATGAATCtacacaattttatataactatacagaatttagatttttttttgataaagaacccaaatatatctttgataatatttgaCACATTAACAGCATTTTATTGGGATGAACAAGATTTACAAAAAGTTACTAAAAtggatttgtatataaaaaagttacttcGTATGATACAAAAAGTTGTTAAAGATTTCAAAGTTACAGTTATCTATAGCAGACCAGAATATTTCAGCACTAATAAGGAACCTATTGAGAACCTGGAACCCTGTTGTGAAAAACCAGTAATTGAACAAATCAACTATAGAATACAGATAGTTTACAATGACAATGGTCAGAATCATATTAATGTGAGGACATATGATAAGCAGTTTCAAAaagcttttaatataattaatgatgagATAATATGGATGTGA
- the LOC113392353 gene encoding torsin-1A, whose translation MLLEIVFGAAVFGSSWFKWDLIKSNTICRYTECCDVNHVPFDIDKLRQSFSQKMFGQPLVNEISNILEAHKNLYNNSKGSKKALVLSLHGWSGVGKNYAATMIAEALYRKGMQSKYVKLFMGKKDFDCSDVQKTQIDLINKVNELVRNCPASLIIFDEIHEMCPSILDAIKPMLDHHHAVDGVDYRNTIFIFISNIGGKEIVTNLLDLYSQGIKRNDVDFHNFEPIIRRAAYSTGGFEKSSTIAQHLIDHYIPFLPLEQHHVEMCALAEFRAHGIYHPTEEMMADALSVITYGPTEEQPIFANNGCKRFTKQIPYVILKHKSKTEL comes from the exons atgctGTTAGAAATTGTATTTGGAGCTGCTGTTTTCGGCAGTAGCTGGTTTAAGTgggatttaattaaatcaaacacaATATGTCGTTACACAGAATGTTGTGATGTAAATCACGTTCCATTCGATATCGATA AACTTAGACAATCGTTTTCACAGAAAATGTTCGGGCAACCTTTGGTGaatgaaatttcaaatatacttGAAGCCcataagaatttatataataatagtaaaggAAGTAAAAAAGCTTTAGTTTTGAGCTTACATGGTTGGTCCGGTGTGGGAAAGAATTATGCAGCCACAATGATAGCTGAAGCTCTGTATAGAAAAGGAATGcaaagtaaatatgtaaaactatttatgGGAAAAAAAGATTTTGATTGTTCAGATGTGCAAAAAACTCAG attgatttaataaataaggttaATGAGTTGGTAAGGAATTGTCCTGCATCATTGATCATATTTGATGAAATACACGAAATGTGTCCATCCATTTTGGACGCTATAAAACCAATGCTAGATCATCACCATGCAGTGGATGGGGTTGACTATAG gaataccattttcatttttatatcaaatataggAGGAAAAGAAATAGTAACTAATTTATTAGACTTATACAGTCAAGGTATAAAACGAAATGATGTTGATTTCCACAACTTTGAGCCCATTATAAGAAGAGCGGCATATAGCACAG GTGGATTTGAAAAATCTTCAACCATAGCACAGCATTTGATAGATCATTACATACCTTTTTTACCACTTGAACAACATCACGTAGAAATGTGTGCATTAGCAGAGTTTCGTGCTCATGGAATTTATCATCCCACTGAAGAAATGATGGC agaTGCTCTATCTGTGATTACATATGGACCAACTGAAGAACAACCCATTTTTGCAAATAATGGTTGTAAAAGATTTACAAAGCAAATTCCATATGTAATACTTAAACATAAGAGTAAAACTGAACTATAA